A stretch of the Candidatus Kuenenbacteria bacterium genome encodes the following:
- the ruvC gene encoding crossover junction endodeoxyribonuclease RuvC, whose amino-acid sequence MKILGLDPGYARAGWGIISQEKNNLVYLQSGCLETPKNMLHAERLKNLQEQIKKIIKKYQPDALAIEELFFFKNLKTALQVAESRGVILATIFEGGLPIYEFTPLQIKQAVTSYGRADKNQIQQMARLILNMKEIIQPDDAADAVAVAITCAHSINKKY is encoded by the coding sequence ATGAAAATCCTTGGTCTTGACCCTGGATATGCTCGCGCTGGCTGGGGCATTATTAGTCAAGAAAAAAATAATCTTGTCTACCTACAGTCTGGTTGCCTGGAAACTCCCAAAAATATGCTCCACGCGGAAAGACTTAAAAACCTCCAAGAGCAAATCAAAAAAATTATAAAAAAATATCAACCAGACGCTCTCGCCATTGAAGAGCTTTTCTTTTTTAAAAATTTAAAAACTGCCCTACAGGTAGCTGAATCGCGCGGGGTTATTTTGGCCACCATCTTTGAGGGAGGATTGCCTATTTATGAATTTACGCCCCTACAAATAAAGCAAGCGGTGACTTCTTATGGTCGTGCCGATAAAAATCAGATCCAGCAGATGGCCAGATTAATTCTCAATATGAAAGAAATAATTCAGCCAGATGATGCGGCTGATGCCGTGGCCGTGGCTATTACCTGTGCCCATAGTATTAATAAAAAATATTAA
- a CDS encoding glycogen synthase: MAQKRLKIASVSSELHPFSKTGGLADVAESLPTALQKMGHIVICVTPLYGKIIDKQKFNLRLFKEGVKLIVDSENYVVVNYWQGELPSGPVVYFIENEKYFSRKENLYGSSHENARFILFNIATLKLLTLIKFRADIIQCHDWHTGLIPYYLNRDFKTSSHLKKTATLFTIHNIIYQLGHNWWIIPKEKRDDGKSRLPLFNNSDIENINFDKRAILNADLINTVSENYAKEILNKEKGQGLNVLLANRQDRLFGVVNGIENSDYNPATDPGLKANYTYKNIEVKAVNKAHLQKKYGLSVTKKLPLLVMSSRIAFEKGFNLVLEVLEHLARYDMQIIIMGDGDKNYINQIVKISRKYPKKLIWTPFDQKNETLLYAGGDFLVLPSNTEPCGLNQLKALRYGCIPIVHSIGGLKDTIDNFDFNNRLGNGFTFTNYSSLSFYGAIMRAREYYKNQAIWKKLVTQSMRLSFSWDLPAKRYIQLFKKAIKLKQESLAKTTNQN; this comes from the coding sequence ATGGCCCAAAAACGTCTCAAAATAGCTTCTGTTTCTTCCGAACTCCATCCTTTTTCGAAAACCGGTGGCCTGGCTGACGTGGCTGAAAGTCTACCCACTGCTCTCCAGAAAATGGGTCACATCGTTATCTGTGTTACCCCGCTTTATGGCAAAATAATTGATAAACAAAAATTTAATCTGCGCTTGTTCAAAGAAGGAGTCAAGCTTATTGTTGATAGCGAGAATTACGTAGTTGTTAATTATTGGCAGGGAGAGTTGCCGTCTGGCCCGGTTGTTTATTTTATTGAAAATGAGAAATATTTTTCACGCAAGGAAAACCTTTATGGCTCGAGCCACGAAAATGCTAGATTTATTTTGTTTAATATTGCCACCCTAAAACTTCTCACGTTGATAAAATTTCGCGCTGATATTATCCAGTGCCACGACTGGCACACCGGTCTCATCCCCTATTATCTCAATCGTGATTTCAAGACTTCTTCGCACCTAAAAAAAACCGCCACCCTTTTTACTATCCACAATATCATCTATCAGCTGGGTCACAATTGGTGGATCATACCCAAAGAAAAACGTGATGATGGCAAATCAAGGTTGCCTCTCTTTAATAATTCCGACATAGAAAATATAAATTTTGACAAACGAGCGATTCTCAATGCCGATCTGATTAATACTGTTTCCGAAAACTATGCCAAAGAAATATTAAATAAAGAAAAAGGCCAAGGACTGAATGTCCTTTTGGCCAATCGCCAGGATCGCCTCTTCGGTGTTGTTAACGGTATTGAAAACAGTGACTACAACCCTGCGACCGACCCGGGCCTCAAAGCCAACTATACTTATAAAAATATTGAAGTCAAAGCTGTTAATAAGGCTCACCTACAGAAAAAATATGGTCTTTCTGTGACAAAAAAATTACCCCTTTTGGTGATGTCCTCACGTATCGCTTTTGAAAAGGGGTTTAATCTGGTTCTGGAGGTTTTGGAGCACTTGGCTCGCTATGACATGCAGATTATTATTATGGGCGACGGCGACAAAAATTATATCAATCAAATTGTTAAAATCTCGAGAAAGTACCCAAAAAAATTAATCTGGACGCCATTTGATCAAAAAAACGAAACCCTACTTTATGCCGGTGGCGATTTTCTGGTTTTGCCCTCCAACACTGAACCTTGCGGCCTAAATCAATTAAAGGCCCTGCGCTATGGCTGTATCCCCATCGTCCATTCCATTGGCGGGCTCAAGGATACTATTGATAATTTTGATTTTAATAATCGCCTTGGCAACGGCTTCACTTTTACCAATTATAGTTCCCTGTCTTTTTATGGTGCTATTATGAGAGCTAGGGAATATTACAAAAACCAGGCTATCTGGAAAAAGCTAGTCACCCAGTCAATGCGCTTGTCTTTTTCTTGGGATCTGCCAGCCAAACGTTATATACAATTATTCAAAAAAGCTATCAAACTAAAACAGGAATCTTTGGCCAAAACCACCAACCAAAACTAA